Proteins found in one Neomonachus schauinslandi chromosome 1, ASM220157v2, whole genome shotgun sequence genomic segment:
- the LOC110594308 gene encoding non-histone chromosomal protein HMG-14-like, which produces MPKRKVSSCEGAAKEEPTRRLLRLSAKPAPAKVEMKPKKAAGEDKSLDKKVQTKGKRGEKGRQAEVANQEMKEDLPAENRETKNEESPASDEAGEEEAV; this is translated from the coding sequence ATGCCCAAGAGGAAGGTCAGCTCCTGCGAGGGGGCAGCAAAAGAGGAGCCCACGAGGAGGTTACTGAGGTTGTCAGCTAAACCTGCTCCTGCAAAAGTGGAAATGAAGCCAAAAAAGGCAGCAGGAGAGGATAAATCTTTAGACAAAAAAGtgcaaacaaaggggaaaaggggagaaaagggaagacaGGCTGAAGTGGCtaaccaagaaatgaaagaagacttaCCTGCCGAAAACAGAGAAACTAAAAATGAGGAGAGTCCAGCCTCTGatgaagcaggagaggaagaagctgtcTGA